The following coding sequences lie in one Hippoglossus hippoglossus isolate fHipHip1 chromosome 14, fHipHip1.pri, whole genome shotgun sequence genomic window:
- the LOC117773856 gene encoding replication protein A 70 kDa DNA-binding subunit-like isoform X6 has protein sequence MSVELTPGAIGILFSGSQVNNPVLQLLSLRRISSSTGPNRFRLMMSDGQHSSTSFLLVSQLNNLAEENILEPYCVCMLKKTLTNTLADGRRIVVVIALEILQSAEETEGKIGSPTPYSTDDGSPENSGSSTLVSSSAAAPGPSNESSSTAYSPPRGSGRGFVGTSPMKTSPMTASPMKFSPMKTSPMKASPMKFSPMKATSSSPGSSTKVMPIETLHPYQSRWTIRARVTNKSQIRTWSNSRGDGHLFSFDIVDESGEIRVTAFNKEVDKFFPLVEQGKVYYISKATLKVANKQYTTVKNEYEMSLNAQSSIVLCDDSQGVPALHCDFVPIAELENRDNDAIVDVIGVCKSAEDVCRITTKTSREVSKRALSLIDTTGKVVTVTLWGKEAEKFDGSEQPVVAIKGARVSDFGGRSLSASFSSTVMVNPDIPEAFRLRAWYDEDGFALNSQSLTSTWSRSSGMKINWKTLSDVKDESMGQGEKVDYFSCVATLLFTRKDSCLYQSCPSADCKKKVIDQQNGMYRCEKCNKEFPNFKYRLILFANLADFGDNQWVTCFQETAEVLLGHTAETLGELKDTDETAFDEVFQKASFTKHIFKSRVKLETYNDESRVKVTVIEVQPLDHREYSRRLLSNIRTLSSCTRDESFQTAAW, from the exons ATGAGTGTAGAACTCACACCGGGGGCCATTGGC atCCTGTTCAGTGGCTCACAGGTCAACAAccctgttctgcagctgctg agCTTGCGGAGGATCAGTAGTTCCACTGGACCAAACCGGTTCCGGCTTATGATGAGTGACGGTCAACACTCATCAACTT CCTTCCTGCTGGTCTCGCAGTTAAACAATCTGGCTGAAGAGAACATCCTGGAaccatactgtgtgtgtatgctgaAGAAGACCCTCACCAACACTCTGGCGGATGGCAG GCGTATCGTGGTTGTGATCGCTCTGGAGATCTTGCAGTCGGCTGAGGAAACTGAAGGAAAGATTGGAAGTCCCACTCCATACAGCACAGATG ATGGATCTCCAGAGAATTCGGGCTCAAGCACGTTGGTGTCTTCATCGGCTGCAGCACCTGGACCCTCcaatgagagcagcagca CAGCGTATTCTCCTCCCCGAGGCAGTGGAAGAGGTTTTGTGGGGACATCACCCATGAAG ACATCACCCATGACAGCCTCACCCATGAAGTTTTCGCCCATGAAGACATCACCTATGAAAGCTTCACCCATGAAATTTTCGCCCATGAAGGCTACGAGCTCTTCTCCAGGTTCTTCAACAAAAGTGATGCCTATTGAAACCCTCCACCCCTACCAAAgcag GTGGACTATCAGAGCCCGAGTTACCAACAAGTCCCAAATCCGCACCTGGAGTAACTCTAGAGGAGATGGCCATCTCTTCTCCTTTGATATAGTGGATGAGAGt GGGGAAATCAGGGTCACAGCATTCAACAAGGAGGTGGACAAGTTTTTCCCTTTAGTGGAGCAAGGCAAG GTGTACTACATCTCCAAGGCTACGCTGAAGGTGGCCAACAAGCAGTACACCACAGTGAAGAACGAGTATGAGATGAGCCTCAATGCCCAGTCGTCCATTGTGTTGTGTGATGACAGCCAGGGAGTCCCCGCACTGCACTGTGACTTTGTGCCCATCGCCGAGCTGGAAAACAGAGACAATGACGCCATCGTTG ATGTTATCGGTGTCTGTAAGAGTGCGGAGGATGTATGCCGGATCACCACGAAGACCAGCAGAGAAGTCTCCAAGAGGGCCCTCAGCCTAATAGACACAACGGGCAAAGTGGTGACAGTCACACTGTGGGGAAAGGAG gcAGAGAAGTTTGACGGCAGCGAGCAGCCTGTGGTCGCTATCAAAGGGGCTCGCGTGTCTGATTTCGGAGGCAGATCTCTCTCTGCTTCGTTCAGCTCAACAGTCATGGTCAACCCAGACATACCAGAGGCCTTTAGACTGAGGGCCTG gTACGACGAGGATGGCTTCGCTCTCAACAGCCAATCCCTGACCAGCACGTGGTCAAGGAGCAGCGGAATGAAGATCAACTGGAAAACACTGAGTGACGTGAAGGACGAAAGCATGGGACAAGGAGAGAAG GTAGACTACTTCAGCTGTGTGGCGACGCTGCTGTTCACTCGTAAGGACAGTTGTCTGTACCAGTCCTGTCCATCTGCAGACTGCAAGAAGAAGGTTATAGACCAACAGAACGGGATGTACCGCTGCGAGAAGTGTAACAAAGAGTTCCCCAACTTTAAATACAGACTCATACTCTTT GCCAACTTGGCAGACTTCGGGGATAACCAGTGGGTGACATGCTTCCAGGAGACAGCCGAGGTCTTATTAGGTCACACTGCAGAAACACTGGGCGAGTTAAAAGACAca GACGAGACGGCCTTTGATGAAGTCTTCCAGAAAGCCAGCTTCACGAAGCACATCTTTAAAAGCAGAGTCAAGCTTGAGACGTACAAT GACGAGAGTCGAGTCAAGGTAACCGTCATTGAAGTCCAGCCGCTGGACCACAGGGAATACAGCAGGAGACTCCTCAGCAACATCCGCACATTGTCCAGCTGTACTCGGGACGAGTCTTTCCAAACGGCTGCGTGGTAA
- the LOC117773856 gene encoding replication protein A 70 kDa DNA-binding subunit-like isoform X5, producing MSVELTPGAIGILFSGSQVNNPVLQLLSLRRISSSTGPNRFRLMMSDGQHSSTSFLLVSQLNNLAEENILEPYCVCMLKKTLTNTLADGRRIVVVIALEILQSAEETEGKIGSPTPYSTDDGSPENSGSSTLVSSSAAAPGPSNESSSTYSPPRGSGRGFVGTSTMMASPMKASPMKTSPMKTSPMKTSPMTASPMKFSPMKTSPMKASPMKFSPMKATSSSPGSSTKVMPIETLHPYQSRWTIRARVTNKSQIRTWSNSRGDGHLFSFDIVDESGEIRVTAFNKEVDKFFPLVEQGKVYYISKATLKVANKQYTTVKNEYEMSLNAQSSIVLCDDSQGVPALHCDFVPIAELENRDNDAIVDVIGVCKSAEDVCRITTKTSREVSKRALSLIDTTGKVVTVTLWGKEAEKFDGSEQPVVAIKGARVSDFGGRSLSASFSSTVMVNPDIPEAFRLRAWYDEDGFALNSQSLTSTWSRSSGMKINWKTLSDVKDESMGQGEKVDYFSCVATLLFTRKDSCLYQSCPSADCKKKVIDQQNGMYRCEKCNKEFPNFKYRLILFANLADFGDNQWVTCFQETAEVLLGHTAETLGELKDTDETAFDEVFQKASFTKHIFKSRVKLETYNDESRVKVTVIEVQPLDHREYSRRLLSNIRTLSSCTRDESFQTAAW from the exons ATGAGTGTAGAACTCACACCGGGGGCCATTGGC atCCTGTTCAGTGGCTCACAGGTCAACAAccctgttctgcagctgctg agCTTGCGGAGGATCAGTAGTTCCACTGGACCAAACCGGTTCCGGCTTATGATGAGTGACGGTCAACACTCATCAACTT CCTTCCTGCTGGTCTCGCAGTTAAACAATCTGGCTGAAGAGAACATCCTGGAaccatactgtgtgtgtatgctgaAGAAGACCCTCACCAACACTCTGGCGGATGGCAG GCGTATCGTGGTTGTGATCGCTCTGGAGATCTTGCAGTCGGCTGAGGAAACTGAAGGAAAGATTGGAAGTCCCACTCCATACAGCACAGATG ATGGATCTCCAGAGAATTCGGGCTCAAGCACGTTGGTGTCTTCATCGGCTGCAGCACCTGGACCCTCcaatgagagcagcagca CGTATTCTCCTCCCCGAGGCAGTGGAAGAGGTTTTGTGGGGAC ATCAACCATGATGGCCTCACCCATGAAGGCCTCACCCATGAAGACATCACCCATGAAGACATCACCCATGAAGACATCACCCATGACAGCCTCACCCATGAAGTTTTCGCCCATGAAGACATCACCTATGAAAGCTTCACCCATGAAATTTTCGCCCATGAAGGCTACGAGCTCTTCTCCAGGTTCTTCAACAAAAGTGATGCCTATTGAAACCCTCCACCCCTACCAAAgcag GTGGACTATCAGAGCCCGAGTTACCAACAAGTCCCAAATCCGCACCTGGAGTAACTCTAGAGGAGATGGCCATCTCTTCTCCTTTGATATAGTGGATGAGAGt GGGGAAATCAGGGTCACAGCATTCAACAAGGAGGTGGACAAGTTTTTCCCTTTAGTGGAGCAAGGCAAG GTGTACTACATCTCCAAGGCTACGCTGAAGGTGGCCAACAAGCAGTACACCACAGTGAAGAACGAGTATGAGATGAGCCTCAATGCCCAGTCGTCCATTGTGTTGTGTGATGACAGCCAGGGAGTCCCCGCACTGCACTGTGACTTTGTGCCCATCGCCGAGCTGGAAAACAGAGACAATGACGCCATCGTTG ATGTTATCGGTGTCTGTAAGAGTGCGGAGGATGTATGCCGGATCACCACGAAGACCAGCAGAGAAGTCTCCAAGAGGGCCCTCAGCCTAATAGACACAACGGGCAAAGTGGTGACAGTCACACTGTGGGGAAAGGAG gcAGAGAAGTTTGACGGCAGCGAGCAGCCTGTGGTCGCTATCAAAGGGGCTCGCGTGTCTGATTTCGGAGGCAGATCTCTCTCTGCTTCGTTCAGCTCAACAGTCATGGTCAACCCAGACATACCAGAGGCCTTTAGACTGAGGGCCTG gTACGACGAGGATGGCTTCGCTCTCAACAGCCAATCCCTGACCAGCACGTGGTCAAGGAGCAGCGGAATGAAGATCAACTGGAAAACACTGAGTGACGTGAAGGACGAAAGCATGGGACAAGGAGAGAAG GTAGACTACTTCAGCTGTGTGGCGACGCTGCTGTTCACTCGTAAGGACAGTTGTCTGTACCAGTCCTGTCCATCTGCAGACTGCAAGAAGAAGGTTATAGACCAACAGAACGGGATGTACCGCTGCGAGAAGTGTAACAAAGAGTTCCCCAACTTTAAATACAGACTCATACTCTTT GCCAACTTGGCAGACTTCGGGGATAACCAGTGGGTGACATGCTTCCAGGAGACAGCCGAGGTCTTATTAGGTCACACTGCAGAAACACTGGGCGAGTTAAAAGACAca GACGAGACGGCCTTTGATGAAGTCTTCCAGAAAGCCAGCTTCACGAAGCACATCTTTAAAAGCAGAGTCAAGCTTGAGACGTACAAT GACGAGAGTCGAGTCAAGGTAACCGTCATTGAAGTCCAGCCGCTGGACCACAGGGAATACAGCAGGAGACTCCTCAGCAACATCCGCACATTGTCCAGCTGTACTCGGGACGAGTCTTTCCAAACGGCTGCGTGGTAA
- the LOC117773856 gene encoding replication protein A 70 kDa DNA-binding subunit-like isoform X2, with protein sequence MSVELTPGAIGILFSGSQVNNPVLQLLSLRRISSSTGPNRFRLMMSDGQHSSTSFLLVSQLNNLAEENILEPYCVCMLKKTLTNTLADGRRIVVVIALEILQSAEETEGKIGSPTPYSTDDGSPENSGSSTLVSSSAAAPGPSNESSSTYSPPRGSGRGFVGTSPMKASPMMASPMKASPMETSTMMASPMKASPMKTSPMKTSPMKTSPMTASPMKFSPMKTSPMKASPMKFSPMKATSSSPGSSTKVMPIETLHPYQSRWTIRARVTNKSQIRTWSNSRGDGHLFSFDIVDESGEIRVTAFNKEVDKFFPLVEQGKVYYISKATLKVANKQYTTVKNEYEMSLNAQSSIVLCDDSQGVPALHCDFVPIAELENRDNDAIVDVIGVCKSAEDVCRITTKTSREVSKRALSLIDTTGKVVTVTLWGKEAEKFDGSEQPVVAIKGARVSDFGGRSLSASFSSTVMVNPDIPEAFRLRAWYDEDGFALNSQSLTSTWSRSSGMKINWKTLSDVKDESMGQGEKVDYFSCVATLLFTRKDSCLYQSCPSADCKKKVIDQQNGMYRCEKCNKEFPNFKYRLILFANLADFGDNQWVTCFQETAEVLLGHTAETLGELKDTDETAFDEVFQKASFTKHIFKSRVKLETYNDESRVKVTVIEVQPLDHREYSRRLLSNIRTLSSCTRDESFQTAAW encoded by the exons ATGAGTGTAGAACTCACACCGGGGGCCATTGGC atCCTGTTCAGTGGCTCACAGGTCAACAAccctgttctgcagctgctg agCTTGCGGAGGATCAGTAGTTCCACTGGACCAAACCGGTTCCGGCTTATGATGAGTGACGGTCAACACTCATCAACTT CCTTCCTGCTGGTCTCGCAGTTAAACAATCTGGCTGAAGAGAACATCCTGGAaccatactgtgtgtgtatgctgaAGAAGACCCTCACCAACACTCTGGCGGATGGCAG GCGTATCGTGGTTGTGATCGCTCTGGAGATCTTGCAGTCGGCTGAGGAAACTGAAGGAAAGATTGGAAGTCCCACTCCATACAGCACAGATG ATGGATCTCCAGAGAATTCGGGCTCAAGCACGTTGGTGTCTTCATCGGCTGCAGCACCTGGACCCTCcaatgagagcagcagca CGTATTCTCCTCCCCGAGGCAGTGGAAGAGGTTTTGTGGGGACATCACCCATGAAGGCTTCACCCATGATGGCCTCACCCATGAAGGCCTCACCCATGGAGACATCAACCATGATGGCCTCACCCATGAAGGCCTCACCCATGAAGACATCACCCATGAAGACATCACCCATGAAGACATCACCCATGACAGCCTCACCCATGAAGTTTTCGCCCATGAAGACATCACCTATGAAAGCTTCACCCATGAAATTTTCGCCCATGAAGGCTACGAGCTCTTCTCCAGGTTCTTCAACAAAAGTGATGCCTATTGAAACCCTCCACCCCTACCAAAgcag GTGGACTATCAGAGCCCGAGTTACCAACAAGTCCCAAATCCGCACCTGGAGTAACTCTAGAGGAGATGGCCATCTCTTCTCCTTTGATATAGTGGATGAGAGt GGGGAAATCAGGGTCACAGCATTCAACAAGGAGGTGGACAAGTTTTTCCCTTTAGTGGAGCAAGGCAAG GTGTACTACATCTCCAAGGCTACGCTGAAGGTGGCCAACAAGCAGTACACCACAGTGAAGAACGAGTATGAGATGAGCCTCAATGCCCAGTCGTCCATTGTGTTGTGTGATGACAGCCAGGGAGTCCCCGCACTGCACTGTGACTTTGTGCCCATCGCCGAGCTGGAAAACAGAGACAATGACGCCATCGTTG ATGTTATCGGTGTCTGTAAGAGTGCGGAGGATGTATGCCGGATCACCACGAAGACCAGCAGAGAAGTCTCCAAGAGGGCCCTCAGCCTAATAGACACAACGGGCAAAGTGGTGACAGTCACACTGTGGGGAAAGGAG gcAGAGAAGTTTGACGGCAGCGAGCAGCCTGTGGTCGCTATCAAAGGGGCTCGCGTGTCTGATTTCGGAGGCAGATCTCTCTCTGCTTCGTTCAGCTCAACAGTCATGGTCAACCCAGACATACCAGAGGCCTTTAGACTGAGGGCCTG gTACGACGAGGATGGCTTCGCTCTCAACAGCCAATCCCTGACCAGCACGTGGTCAAGGAGCAGCGGAATGAAGATCAACTGGAAAACACTGAGTGACGTGAAGGACGAAAGCATGGGACAAGGAGAGAAG GTAGACTACTTCAGCTGTGTGGCGACGCTGCTGTTCACTCGTAAGGACAGTTGTCTGTACCAGTCCTGTCCATCTGCAGACTGCAAGAAGAAGGTTATAGACCAACAGAACGGGATGTACCGCTGCGAGAAGTGTAACAAAGAGTTCCCCAACTTTAAATACAGACTCATACTCTTT GCCAACTTGGCAGACTTCGGGGATAACCAGTGGGTGACATGCTTCCAGGAGACAGCCGAGGTCTTATTAGGTCACACTGCAGAAACACTGGGCGAGTTAAAAGACAca GACGAGACGGCCTTTGATGAAGTCTTCCAGAAAGCCAGCTTCACGAAGCACATCTTTAAAAGCAGAGTCAAGCTTGAGACGTACAAT GACGAGAGTCGAGTCAAGGTAACCGTCATTGAAGTCCAGCCGCTGGACCACAGGGAATACAGCAGGAGACTCCTCAGCAACATCCGCACATTGTCCAGCTGTACTCGGGACGAGTCTTTCCAAACGGCTGCGTGGTAA
- the LOC117773856 gene encoding replication protein A 70 kDa DNA-binding subunit-like isoform X3 codes for MSVELTPGAIGILFSGSQVNNPVLQLLSLRRISSSTGPNRFRLMMSDGQHSSTSFLLVSQLNNLAEENILEPYCVCMLKKTLTNTLADGRRIVVVIALEILQSAEETEGKIGSPTPYSTDDGSPENSGSSTLVSSSAAAPGPSNESSSTAYSPPRGSGRGFVGTSPMKASPMMASPMKASPMETSTMMASPMKASPMKTSPMKTSPMKTSPMMKFSPMKATSSSPGSSTKVMPIETLHPYQSRWTIRARVTNKSQIRTWSNSRGDGHLFSFDIVDESGEIRVTAFNKEVDKFFPLVEQGKVYYISKATLKVANKQYTTVKNEYEMSLNAQSSIVLCDDSQGVPALHCDFVPIAELENRDNDAIVDVIGVCKSAEDVCRITTKTSREVSKRALSLIDTTGKVVTVTLWGKEAEKFDGSEQPVVAIKGARVSDFGGRSLSASFSSTVMVNPDIPEAFRLRAWYDEDGFALNSQSLTSTWSRSSGMKINWKTLSDVKDESMGQGEKVDYFSCVATLLFTRKDSCLYQSCPSADCKKKVIDQQNGMYRCEKCNKEFPNFKYRLILFANLADFGDNQWVTCFQETAEVLLGHTAETLGELKDTDETAFDEVFQKASFTKHIFKSRVKLETYNDESRVKVTVIEVQPLDHREYSRRLLSNIRTLSSCTRDESFQTAAW; via the exons ATGAGTGTAGAACTCACACCGGGGGCCATTGGC atCCTGTTCAGTGGCTCACAGGTCAACAAccctgttctgcagctgctg agCTTGCGGAGGATCAGTAGTTCCACTGGACCAAACCGGTTCCGGCTTATGATGAGTGACGGTCAACACTCATCAACTT CCTTCCTGCTGGTCTCGCAGTTAAACAATCTGGCTGAAGAGAACATCCTGGAaccatactgtgtgtgtatgctgaAGAAGACCCTCACCAACACTCTGGCGGATGGCAG GCGTATCGTGGTTGTGATCGCTCTGGAGATCTTGCAGTCGGCTGAGGAAACTGAAGGAAAGATTGGAAGTCCCACTCCATACAGCACAGATG ATGGATCTCCAGAGAATTCGGGCTCAAGCACGTTGGTGTCTTCATCGGCTGCAGCACCTGGACCCTCcaatgagagcagcagca CAGCGTATTCTCCTCCCCGAGGCAGTGGAAGAGGTTTTGTGGGGACATCACCCATGAAGGCTTCACCCATGATGGCCTCACCCATGAAGGCCTCACCCATGGAGACATCAACCATGATGGCCTCACCCATGAAGGCCTCACCCATGAAGACATCACCCATGAAGACATCACCCATGAAGACATCACCCATG ATGAAATTTTCGCCCATGAAGGCTACGAGCTCTTCTCCAGGTTCTTCAACAAAAGTGATGCCTATTGAAACCCTCCACCCCTACCAAAgcag GTGGACTATCAGAGCCCGAGTTACCAACAAGTCCCAAATCCGCACCTGGAGTAACTCTAGAGGAGATGGCCATCTCTTCTCCTTTGATATAGTGGATGAGAGt GGGGAAATCAGGGTCACAGCATTCAACAAGGAGGTGGACAAGTTTTTCCCTTTAGTGGAGCAAGGCAAG GTGTACTACATCTCCAAGGCTACGCTGAAGGTGGCCAACAAGCAGTACACCACAGTGAAGAACGAGTATGAGATGAGCCTCAATGCCCAGTCGTCCATTGTGTTGTGTGATGACAGCCAGGGAGTCCCCGCACTGCACTGTGACTTTGTGCCCATCGCCGAGCTGGAAAACAGAGACAATGACGCCATCGTTG ATGTTATCGGTGTCTGTAAGAGTGCGGAGGATGTATGCCGGATCACCACGAAGACCAGCAGAGAAGTCTCCAAGAGGGCCCTCAGCCTAATAGACACAACGGGCAAAGTGGTGACAGTCACACTGTGGGGAAAGGAG gcAGAGAAGTTTGACGGCAGCGAGCAGCCTGTGGTCGCTATCAAAGGGGCTCGCGTGTCTGATTTCGGAGGCAGATCTCTCTCTGCTTCGTTCAGCTCAACAGTCATGGTCAACCCAGACATACCAGAGGCCTTTAGACTGAGGGCCTG gTACGACGAGGATGGCTTCGCTCTCAACAGCCAATCCCTGACCAGCACGTGGTCAAGGAGCAGCGGAATGAAGATCAACTGGAAAACACTGAGTGACGTGAAGGACGAAAGCATGGGACAAGGAGAGAAG GTAGACTACTTCAGCTGTGTGGCGACGCTGCTGTTCACTCGTAAGGACAGTTGTCTGTACCAGTCCTGTCCATCTGCAGACTGCAAGAAGAAGGTTATAGACCAACAGAACGGGATGTACCGCTGCGAGAAGTGTAACAAAGAGTTCCCCAACTTTAAATACAGACTCATACTCTTT GCCAACTTGGCAGACTTCGGGGATAACCAGTGGGTGACATGCTTCCAGGAGACAGCCGAGGTCTTATTAGGTCACACTGCAGAAACACTGGGCGAGTTAAAAGACAca GACGAGACGGCCTTTGATGAAGTCTTCCAGAAAGCCAGCTTCACGAAGCACATCTTTAAAAGCAGAGTCAAGCTTGAGACGTACAAT GACGAGAGTCGAGTCAAGGTAACCGTCATTGAAGTCCAGCCGCTGGACCACAGGGAATACAGCAGGAGACTCCTCAGCAACATCCGCACATTGTCCAGCTGTACTCGGGACGAGTCTTTCCAAACGGCTGCGTGGTAA
- the LOC117773856 gene encoding replication protein A 70 kDa DNA-binding subunit-like isoform X8 yields MSVELTPGAIGILFSGSQVNNPVLQLLSLRRISSSTGPNRFRLMMSDGQHSSTSFLLVSQLNNLAEENILEPYCVCMLKKTLTNTLADGRRIVVVIALEILQSAEETEGKIGSPTPYSTDDGSPENSGSSTLVSSSAAAPGPSNESSSTYSPPRGSGRGFVGTSPMKTSPMTASPMKFSPMKTSPMKASPMKFSPMKATSSSPGSSTKVMPIETLHPYQSRWTIRARVTNKSQIRTWSNSRGDGHLFSFDIVDESGEIRVTAFNKEVDKFFPLVEQGKVYYISKATLKVANKQYTTVKNEYEMSLNAQSSIVLCDDSQGVPALHCDFVPIAELENRDNDAIVDVIGVCKSAEDVCRITTKTSREVSKRALSLIDTTGKVVTVTLWGKEAEKFDGSEQPVVAIKGARVSDFGGRSLSASFSSTVMVNPDIPEAFRLRAWYDEDGFALNSQSLTSTWSRSSGMKINWKTLSDVKDESMGQGEKVDYFSCVATLLFTRKDSCLYQSCPSADCKKKVIDQQNGMYRCEKCNKEFPNFKYRLILFANLADFGDNQWVTCFQETAEVLLGHTAETLGELKDTDETAFDEVFQKASFTKHIFKSRVKLETYNDESRVKVTVIEVQPLDHREYSRRLLSNIRTLSSCTRDESFQTAAW; encoded by the exons ATGAGTGTAGAACTCACACCGGGGGCCATTGGC atCCTGTTCAGTGGCTCACAGGTCAACAAccctgttctgcagctgctg agCTTGCGGAGGATCAGTAGTTCCACTGGACCAAACCGGTTCCGGCTTATGATGAGTGACGGTCAACACTCATCAACTT CCTTCCTGCTGGTCTCGCAGTTAAACAATCTGGCTGAAGAGAACATCCTGGAaccatactgtgtgtgtatgctgaAGAAGACCCTCACCAACACTCTGGCGGATGGCAG GCGTATCGTGGTTGTGATCGCTCTGGAGATCTTGCAGTCGGCTGAGGAAACTGAAGGAAAGATTGGAAGTCCCACTCCATACAGCACAGATG ATGGATCTCCAGAGAATTCGGGCTCAAGCACGTTGGTGTCTTCATCGGCTGCAGCACCTGGACCCTCcaatgagagcagcagca CGTATTCTCCTCCCCGAGGCAGTGGAAGAGGTTTTGTGGGGACATCACCCATGAAG ACATCACCCATGACAGCCTCACCCATGAAGTTTTCGCCCATGAAGACATCACCTATGAAAGCTTCACCCATGAAATTTTCGCCCATGAAGGCTACGAGCTCTTCTCCAGGTTCTTCAACAAAAGTGATGCCTATTGAAACCCTCCACCCCTACCAAAgcag GTGGACTATCAGAGCCCGAGTTACCAACAAGTCCCAAATCCGCACCTGGAGTAACTCTAGAGGAGATGGCCATCTCTTCTCCTTTGATATAGTGGATGAGAGt GGGGAAATCAGGGTCACAGCATTCAACAAGGAGGTGGACAAGTTTTTCCCTTTAGTGGAGCAAGGCAAG GTGTACTACATCTCCAAGGCTACGCTGAAGGTGGCCAACAAGCAGTACACCACAGTGAAGAACGAGTATGAGATGAGCCTCAATGCCCAGTCGTCCATTGTGTTGTGTGATGACAGCCAGGGAGTCCCCGCACTGCACTGTGACTTTGTGCCCATCGCCGAGCTGGAAAACAGAGACAATGACGCCATCGTTG ATGTTATCGGTGTCTGTAAGAGTGCGGAGGATGTATGCCGGATCACCACGAAGACCAGCAGAGAAGTCTCCAAGAGGGCCCTCAGCCTAATAGACACAACGGGCAAAGTGGTGACAGTCACACTGTGGGGAAAGGAG gcAGAGAAGTTTGACGGCAGCGAGCAGCCTGTGGTCGCTATCAAAGGGGCTCGCGTGTCTGATTTCGGAGGCAGATCTCTCTCTGCTTCGTTCAGCTCAACAGTCATGGTCAACCCAGACATACCAGAGGCCTTTAGACTGAGGGCCTG gTACGACGAGGATGGCTTCGCTCTCAACAGCCAATCCCTGACCAGCACGTGGTCAAGGAGCAGCGGAATGAAGATCAACTGGAAAACACTGAGTGACGTGAAGGACGAAAGCATGGGACAAGGAGAGAAG GTAGACTACTTCAGCTGTGTGGCGACGCTGCTGTTCACTCGTAAGGACAGTTGTCTGTACCAGTCCTGTCCATCTGCAGACTGCAAGAAGAAGGTTATAGACCAACAGAACGGGATGTACCGCTGCGAGAAGTGTAACAAAGAGTTCCCCAACTTTAAATACAGACTCATACTCTTT GCCAACTTGGCAGACTTCGGGGATAACCAGTGGGTGACATGCTTCCAGGAGACAGCCGAGGTCTTATTAGGTCACACTGCAGAAACACTGGGCGAGTTAAAAGACAca GACGAGACGGCCTTTGATGAAGTCTTCCAGAAAGCCAGCTTCACGAAGCACATCTTTAAAAGCAGAGTCAAGCTTGAGACGTACAAT GACGAGAGTCGAGTCAAGGTAACCGTCATTGAAGTCCAGCCGCTGGACCACAGGGAATACAGCAGGAGACTCCTCAGCAACATCCGCACATTGTCCAGCTGTACTCGGGACGAGTCTTTCCAAACGGCTGCGTGGTAA